A stretch of the Streptomyces venezuelae genome encodes the following:
- a CDS encoding DUF4097 family beta strand repeat-containing protein, translating into MAEQTWSIAEPQKLAFESPVKRLRVRILDGTVNVVGTDEGPARLEVSEVDGPPLHIVQTGDTLTVSYEDLPWNGSQGLREWFDSKPWDNWRSASGRKAWERSAVVTLTLPADAHVQIAAVGAASVVSGIRGGTELHGVSGDATLVRLAGSVLTRTVTGSVEAQSVDGDFRFRSVSGGLTVVDGSAGTVRAESLNGDMLLDLAPAPAAGRPFDISLNSVSGRVAIQLPHQADARVEAGTTSGRISNAFEDLQVSSRVGSKKITGTLGEGTGTLRATTVSGAIALLRRPDAGTAAPLSFDKKVL; encoded by the coding sequence ATGGCCGAGCAGACCTGGTCCATCGCCGAGCCGCAGAAGCTCGCCTTCGAATCCCCGGTGAAGCGCCTGCGCGTCCGCATCCTGGACGGCACCGTCAACGTCGTCGGCACCGACGAAGGTCCCGCCCGGCTGGAGGTCTCCGAGGTGGACGGCCCCCCGCTGCACATCGTGCAGACCGGCGACACCCTCACCGTGTCCTACGAGGACCTGCCCTGGAACGGCTCCCAGGGCCTGCGGGAATGGTTCGACTCCAAGCCCTGGGACAACTGGCGCTCCGCCTCCGGCCGCAAGGCCTGGGAGCGCAGCGCCGTGGTCACCCTCACCCTGCCCGCCGACGCCCACGTCCAGATCGCCGCGGTCGGCGCCGCCTCCGTGGTCTCCGGCATCCGCGGTGGCACCGAGCTGCACGGGGTCTCCGGCGACGCCACCCTCGTACGCCTGGCCGGCAGCGTCCTCACCCGTACCGTCACCGGCAGTGTCGAGGCCCAGTCCGTGGACGGGGACTTCCGGTTCCGCTCCGTCTCCGGCGGTCTCACCGTCGTCGACGGCTCGGCCGGCACCGTACGGGCCGAATCCCTCAACGGGGACATGCTCCTCGACCTCGCGCCCGCCCCGGCCGCCGGACGCCCGTTCGACATCAGCCTCAACTCCGTCTCCGGACGGGTCGCGATCCAGCTCCCGCACCAGGCCGACGCCAGGGTCGAGGCCGGCACCACCAGCGGCAGGATCTCGAACGCCTTCGAGGACCTCCAGGTCTCCAGCCGGGTCGGCTCCAAGAAGATCACCGGGACGCTCGGCGAGGGCACCGGTACGCTCCGCGCCACCACCGTCTCCGGAGCCATCGCCCTGCTGCGCCGCCCCGACGCCGGGACGGCGGCCCCGCTCTCGTTCGACAAGAAGGTGCTCTGA
- the snpA gene encoding snapalysin: MRHSRRTSSSRKAVLATVIGLGLATALGVTAPAAGAAPAPMPAGNAASYAAYERSQENADANRAFFEAIQRSVAEQRKANPGVLAVTVTYNTRNAPSFRTQIARSTQIWNSSVSNVKLQEVSSGGNFAYYEGNDSRGSYASTDGHGRGYIFLDYRQNQQYNSTRVTSHETGHVLGLPDHYSGPCSELMSGGGPGTSCQNATPNAAERSRVDYLWRNGLVAQR; this comes from the coding sequence ATGCGCCACTCCCGACGCACCAGCAGCTCCCGCAAGGCCGTTCTGGCCACCGTGATCGGACTCGGTCTCGCGACCGCCCTCGGCGTCACCGCCCCCGCCGCCGGCGCGGCCCCGGCACCGATGCCGGCCGGCAATGCCGCGAGCTACGCCGCCTACGAACGGTCGCAGGAGAACGCGGACGCCAACCGCGCCTTCTTCGAGGCCATACAGCGCTCCGTGGCCGAGCAGCGCAAGGCCAACCCGGGCGTACTGGCGGTCACCGTCACCTACAACACCCGCAACGCGCCCAGCTTCCGCACCCAGATAGCCCGCTCCACCCAGATCTGGAACAGCTCGGTGTCCAATGTGAAGCTCCAGGAGGTGTCCTCCGGCGGGAACTTCGCGTACTACGAGGGCAATGACTCGCGCGGTTCGTACGCCAGCACCGACGGGCACGGGCGGGGGTACATCTTCCTCGACTACCGGCAGAACCAGCAGTACAACTCCACCCGGGTGACCTCCCACGAGACCGGGCACGTGCTCGGCCTGCCCGACCACTACTCGGGTCCGTGCAGCGAGCTGATGTCGGGCGGCGGGCCGGGCACGTCCTGCCAGAACGCGACGCCGAACGCGGCGGAGCGCTCGCGCGTCGACTACCTGTGGCGCAACGGCCTGGTCGCCCAGCGCTAG
- a CDS encoding dihydrofolate reductase family protein, which yields MRKLTYFIATSVDGFIGEPDGNGDFLNQWLDPEYLDWMVAEYPETIPTHVQGHFGITDLRARHFDAVIQGRGSYDIGLKAGVTSPYAHLKQYVASRSLTTSPDPAVELIAGDVAARVRELKQEDGLGIWLCGGADLAGQLVEEIDEFVVKTYPVVAGSGMPMTRAGFGAREVELLGVKGFGGGQVVTTYARKR from the coding sequence TTGCGCAAGCTGACCTACTTCATCGCCACCTCGGTCGACGGCTTCATCGGTGAGCCGGACGGGAACGGCGACTTCCTGAACCAGTGGCTGGACCCCGAGTACCTGGACTGGATGGTTGCCGAGTACCCGGAGACCATCCCCACCCATGTGCAGGGGCACTTCGGGATCACCGACCTCCGGGCCCGGCACTTCGACGCGGTCATCCAGGGCCGCGGGAGCTACGACATCGGCCTCAAGGCGGGGGTCACCAGCCCCTACGCCCACCTGAAGCAGTACGTGGCCAGCCGTTCGCTGACCACCTCGCCGGACCCGGCGGTGGAGCTGATCGCCGGGGACGTGGCGGCCCGGGTGCGCGAGCTCAAGCAGGAGGACGGCCTCGGCATCTGGCTGTGCGGCGGTGCCGACCTGGCCGGACAGCTGGTGGAGGAGATCGACGAGTTCGTGGTGAAGACCTACCCGGTGGTGGCCGGGTCCGGGATGCCGATGACCCGGGCCGGGTTCGGCGCACGGGAGGTCGAGCTCCTCGGGGTGAAGGGCTTCGGTGGCGGCCAGGTGGTCACCACGTACGCGCGCAAGCGCTGA
- a CDS encoding LysR family transcriptional regulator, whose translation MELEVRHLRALCAIADAGSLHKAARQLGVSQPSLTTQLQRIERALDGELFLRERTGCRPTPFGRTVLGRARPLLAEMAALVAEARAQAHGQRLRIGSTASRALPGWLRRLHRRFPDTETTLVVDVSANALLRMVAAGQLDVAFVHEVEGSPLRVPAGLQVRVLMEREPQFLSMSRNHPAARQPVVDLRDFARDRWTVDPSVDGEWDGLRRVFAGAGLDPPVLHTDYHTAASLIVSGEAVAPCQPTSGPRDDMAIRPLQGDPLAVRLLLATRPGAHAEVYADLRAAYRELALRTAPYRAWLHRTGNPLLTAA comes from the coding sequence ATGGAGCTCGAGGTGAGGCATCTGCGCGCGCTGTGCGCCATTGCCGATGCCGGCAGCCTGCACAAGGCCGCCCGGCAGCTCGGCGTCAGCCAGCCCTCGCTGACCACGCAGTTGCAGCGGATCGAACGGGCCCTGGACGGGGAGCTGTTCCTGCGGGAGCGCACCGGCTGCCGGCCGACGCCGTTCGGGCGGACCGTGCTCGGCCGGGCCCGGCCGCTGCTGGCGGAGATGGCCGCACTGGTCGCGGAGGCGCGGGCGCAGGCGCACGGCCAGCGGCTGCGGATCGGCTCCACCGCCAGCCGGGCCCTGCCGGGCTGGCTGCGCAGGCTGCACCGGAGGTTCCCCGACACCGAGACCACGCTGGTGGTGGACGTGTCGGCGAACGCGCTGCTGCGGATGGTGGCGGCCGGACAGCTGGACGTGGCCTTTGTCCACGAGGTGGAGGGCAGCCCGCTGCGGGTGCCGGCCGGGCTCCAGGTGCGGGTGCTGATGGAGCGCGAGCCGCAGTTCCTGTCGATGTCCCGGAACCATCCGGCCGCCCGGCAGCCGGTGGTGGACCTGCGGGACTTCGCGCGGGACCGGTGGACGGTGGACCCTTCGGTGGACGGCGAATGGGACGGCCTGCGGCGGGTGTTCGCCGGTGCCGGCCTCGATCCGCCGGTGCTGCACACCGACTACCACACCGCTGCGTCGCTGATCGTCTCGGGCGAGGCGGTGGCGCCGTGCCAGCCGACGTCCGGGCCGCGGGACGACATGGCCATACGGCCGCTGCAGGGTGATCCGCTGGCGGTGCGGCTGCTGCTGGCGACGCGGCCGGGGGCGCATGCGGAGGTGTACGCGGACCTGCGGGCGGCCTACCGTGAGCTGGCGCTCCGGACGGCCCCCTACCGAGCCTGGCTCCACCGCACGGGCAACCCCCTCCTGACCGCGGCATAA